One genomic region from Pseudomonas hormoni encodes:
- a CDS encoding rubredoxin, producing MKKWQCVVCGLIYNEADGWPDDGIAPGTQWQDVPEDWLCPDCGVGKMDFEMIEIN from the coding sequence ATGAAAAAGTGGCAATGTGTGGTCTGCGGCCTGATCTATAACGAAGCCGACGGCTGGCCGGATGACGGCATTGCGCCGGGCACCCAGTGGCAAGACGTGCCGGAAGACTGGCTGTGCCCGGACTGCGGCGTTGGCAAGATGGATTTCGAAATGATTGAAATCAACTAA
- the tssA gene encoding type VI secretion system protein TssA: MSYSSKLSAHYLDLAKASVSKENFAGEDVRFSSEYEALESELAKASSMHESGQIDWLKIRESSENLLRTQSKDLRVGAWLTWALYQRESFQGLLAGLGLLHYLCESHWAEVHPNKARTRSAAISWLVPRLEQVLTENIAIKEQLPMFRRLVEHLEGLDAACTEHLGDDAPLLLPISRRLKNMVQRAADNQPEPGVVGAAVAQVKQAATQLFTPGAPIDNEKEAHKALRAQQENARPLCAWWLKQKATDLRALRLNRTLLWLPIDAVPERNAEQITVLRGLPADKLKAYQDRYDQGKYADLLVELEASLAKAPFWFDGQRMVWECLQALNADMAMREVEIHFALLVQRLPGIVELRFHDGAPFADPATRAWISANVMPHLQSASAPRKVEVADTQPAWELALEEVLPILRKDGLKAAVQILKQGLQSAHGGRVRFFWQFALARLCFMAKKYELAKTQLETLDQTLQDSGLNAWEPDLALEVLHLLHSCCELLPQNHAVRERKEEIYRRLCHLDLEVVLE; this comes from the coding sequence ATGTCCTACTCAAGCAAACTTTCCGCTCATTACCTCGACCTCGCAAAAGCCTCTGTTTCCAAAGAGAATTTCGCGGGTGAGGATGTTCGCTTTTCAAGCGAATATGAAGCACTGGAAAGCGAGCTGGCCAAAGCCTCTTCCATGCACGAAAGCGGTCAGATCGACTGGCTGAAAATCCGTGAAAGCAGCGAAAATCTGCTGCGCACCCAATCCAAGGATTTGCGCGTCGGCGCCTGGTTGACCTGGGCGCTGTATCAGCGCGAATCCTTTCAAGGCCTGCTCGCCGGCCTCGGTTTGCTGCACTACCTGTGCGAAAGCCACTGGGCCGAAGTCCACCCGAACAAGGCCCGTACGCGCTCCGCCGCGATCAGTTGGCTGGTGCCGCGTCTTGAGCAGGTGCTGACTGAAAACATTGCGATCAAAGAGCAGTTGCCGATGTTCCGCCGTCTGGTGGAGCACCTTGAAGGCCTCGATGCCGCGTGCACCGAGCACTTGGGTGATGACGCGCCGTTGCTGCTACCGATCTCCCGCCGCCTGAAAAACATGGTGCAACGCGCCGCCGACAACCAGCCGGAGCCCGGCGTGGTCGGTGCTGCCGTGGCTCAGGTCAAACAGGCCGCCACGCAGCTGTTCACCCCCGGCGCACCGATCGATAACGAAAAAGAAGCCCACAAGGCCCTGCGCGCCCAGCAGGAAAACGCCCGTCCGTTATGCGCCTGGTGGCTCAAGCAGAAAGCCACTGACCTGCGCGCCTTGCGCCTCAATCGCACGTTGCTGTGGCTGCCCATCGACGCCGTCCCCGAACGCAACGCTGAACAGATCACCGTGCTGCGTGGCTTGCCCGCCGACAAGCTCAAGGCCTATCAGGACCGTTACGACCAGGGTAAATACGCCGACCTGTTGGTGGAACTGGAGGCGAGCCTGGCGAAGGCGCCGTTCTGGTTCGATGGCCAGCGAATGGTCTGGGAATGTCTCCAGGCATTGAACGCCGACATGGCAATGCGCGAAGTGGAAATCCACTTCGCGCTTTTGGTTCAGCGCCTGCCTGGCATCGTCGAATTGCGCTTCCATGACGGCGCTCCGTTTGCCGATCCGGCCACCCGCGCCTGGATCAGCGCCAACGTCATGCCACACCTGCAAAGCGCCAGTGCGCCGCGCAAAGTCGAAGTCGCCGACACCCAGCCAGCCTGGGAACTGGCGCTCGAAGAAGTCCTGCCGATTCTGCGCAAGGACGGCCTCAAGGCCGCCGTGCAAATCCTCAAGCAGGGCCTGCAAAGTGCCCACGGCGGACGCGTGAGGTTCTTCTGGCAGTTCGCCCTCGCGCGGCTGTGCTTCATGGCCAAAAAGTACGAACTGGCCAAGACCCAACTCGAAACCCTCGACCAAACATTACAGGACTCAGGCCTGAACGCCTGGGAGCCCGATCTTGCGCTGGAAGTGCTGCATTTACTGCATAGCTGCTGCGAGTTGTTGCCGCAGAACCATGCCGTACGTGAACGCAAGGAAGAGATTTATCGCAGGCTGTGCCACCTCGACCTCGAAGTGGTACTCGAATAG
- a CDS encoding DUF6124 family protein, which yields MFKVTPNPPDTDPISPYESPDSNKLNEAAERALDHHFPPTEPKPPKRNGQLFAVCPGINTEALLANASEDLLSISAIAADLADDVDGSRRSVALALSRMADGVHLLVERALDHLDEPEMAAIFAKQQLRVD from the coding sequence ATGTTCAAGGTAACTCCCAACCCGCCAGACACCGACCCAATCTCCCCATACGAAAGCCCCGACTCAAACAAACTCAACGAAGCCGCCGAACGCGCCCTCGACCATCACTTCCCGCCAACCGAACCCAAACCACCGAAACGCAACGGCCAGCTCTTCGCTGTCTGCCCCGGCATCAACACTGAAGCCCTCCTCGCCAACGCCTCGGAAGACCTGCTGTCCATCAGCGCCATCGCCGCCGACCTTGCCGACGATGTGGACGGCTCACGCCGCTCGGTAGCCCTGGCGCTCAGCCGCATGGCCGACGGCGTGCATTTGTTGGTGGAGCGGGCGCTGGATCATCTGGATGAACCGGAGATGGCGGCGATTTTCGCCAAGCAACAACTCCGCGTCGATTGA
- the tssB gene encoding type VI secretion system contractile sheath small subunit, with protein sequence MAKEGSVAPKERINVTFKPATGGAQEEIELPLKLLAIGDYTHRKDERKVEDRKPISIDKMTFDEVLAKQELQLTLSVPNRLQEESDTEELAVKLRVNSMKDFNPASLVEQVPELKKLMELRDALVALKGPLGNAPAFRKAIEGVLADDESRGRVLGELGLNAAAQDAAL encoded by the coding sequence ATGGCCAAAGAAGGCTCGGTAGCCCCCAAGGAACGCATCAACGTCACCTTCAAACCTGCCACCGGTGGTGCTCAGGAAGAGATCGAACTGCCGTTGAAACTACTGGCAATCGGTGACTACACCCACCGCAAGGACGAACGCAAAGTCGAAGATCGCAAGCCGATCAGCATCGACAAAATGACCTTCGACGAAGTGCTGGCCAAGCAAGAGCTGCAGCTGACACTGAGCGTACCGAACCGTCTTCAGGAAGAAAGCGACACTGAAGAACTGGCCGTGAAACTGCGCGTCAACTCGATGAAGGACTTCAACCCGGCCTCGCTGGTCGAGCAAGTGCCCGAGCTGAAAAAACTGATGGAACTGCGCGACGCGCTGGTGGCCCTCAAAGGCCCGCTGGGTAACGCGCCTGCGTTCCGCAAAGCCATCGAAGGCGTACTCGCCGACGACGAATCCCGCGGTCGCGTACTGGGTGAGCTGGGCCTGAACGCCGCCGCCCAGGACGCCGCGCTCTAA
- the tssI gene encoding type VI secretion system tip protein TssI/VgrG — MFAPANAAQFTLTIPGVRNDFKVLAFEGTETISALYSISVDLVSEYPDFDLESLLNQPAFLQFGFNGEGIHGHIDGVSVGDAGKRLTRYRMNLVPVLHDLQFSHDQRIFQNKTAPQIIAQVLKGHGIQADAVTFHVRTSPERRHCTQYRESDFEFVQRLCAEDGIAWHHQHSREGHVLVFTDDQTAFPKLSETPYLQDAGMVAEHPVVSQFSMRYSTRPSKVTRRHYDPKRPSALLESRVIAEFSPELEDYRYPQFFESEKHGKQLARQALERHRADYQLAEGKSDQPCLRSGHFFSLTDHPRETYNDLWLLLSVTHSGKQPQVLEESAPKPGDGFTQGYRNSFSAIPWDVFYRPPLPAPRPALVCQTARVTGPVGEEIYCDEYGRVKVEFHWDRAEHNSEKSSCWLRVASSWAGDHFGAVIIPRIGMEVLVTYLEGNPDDPLITGCLINKVTPAPYPLPEHKTRTVLRSHSSPHNGGYNELSIEDRAGQELIYLRAQRDMEQKVGNDSRLDVGNERRETIKGDSISVLGAEEHRTVTADRKVHLKASDYLQVAGSSHNQIGEALVVEAGEHVHIKAGANLVLDAGASITLKAGGHHVVIDAGGVFSSSEVEVGGSPVVGLAAHALLPGTVAGLLAAVVPEPQEEDELEEEEEEVEEEGITLRIGVFFDGTGNNKANSETVAACYAPDAKLEEAAEEVQKYCAAYGYDGNGSSPDNSYGNDVSNIVRLYKLYEDRVDETLSPEVTKTSIAVYVEGIGTTSGGEDSRYSQATGRGETGVAARVEQSPALIMEQLRRLDEKNPGVKIDRIEFDIFGFSRGAAAARHFANEVLKGEQNALAKSLPTGSPMLSSNFNWRVKTDVTINFIGLFDTVASIANPWVLDFTGANSRNPFLNLRLPDDCANKVVHLVARDEIRENFALNSLGDTDLILPGVHSDLGGGYLPIAQEKLLLGKPLTSTVSESTDATRTEAYLCAEKEAFAWYGKGVIEFEGPRNKVKVAYWETPLPYSKGPAGTNVEQQKKVFATAAIERSVRGELSLVYLRIMRELAVRHDVPFKLIPDIPTLRLPDELEPIHKKLQAYALGETTVEGLTHQERALLRSRYIHISASWNAAKDLNSSDMSVLFINRPARDNKRVVHPNE; from the coding sequence ATGTTTGCACCGGCTAATGCCGCGCAATTCACCCTTACGATCCCGGGGGTTCGCAACGATTTTAAAGTGCTGGCATTTGAAGGCACTGAAACCATCAGCGCGCTGTACTCAATCAGCGTCGATCTGGTCAGCGAATACCCGGATTTCGATCTGGAGAGCTTGCTCAACCAACCTGCATTTCTCCAATTCGGCTTTAACGGCGAAGGCATTCATGGCCATATCGACGGGGTGTCCGTGGGCGATGCCGGCAAACGCCTGACGCGCTATCGCATGAACCTGGTACCGGTACTGCACGACTTGCAGTTCAGCCATGATCAGCGGATTTTCCAGAACAAAACGGCGCCTCAGATCATCGCTCAGGTACTGAAGGGGCATGGCATCCAGGCCGATGCGGTGACCTTCCACGTCAGAACGAGCCCCGAGCGCCGGCACTGCACTCAATACCGGGAAAGTGATTTCGAGTTCGTCCAGCGGCTGTGCGCCGAGGATGGCATTGCCTGGCATCACCAGCATTCCCGGGAAGGTCACGTGCTGGTCTTCACCGATGACCAGACCGCCTTTCCAAAATTGAGTGAAACGCCTTATCTGCAAGACGCCGGCATGGTGGCGGAGCATCCGGTCGTCAGCCAGTTTTCCATGCGTTACAGCACTCGCCCCAGCAAAGTCACTCGCCGACACTACGACCCGAAGCGCCCGAGCGCGCTGCTGGAAAGTCGCGTCATCGCCGAGTTCAGCCCAGAGCTTGAAGACTATCGTTATCCGCAATTTTTCGAGAGTGAAAAACACGGCAAACAACTCGCTCGGCAAGCACTGGAGCGGCACCGCGCCGACTATCAATTGGCGGAGGGCAAAAGCGATCAGCCGTGCCTGCGCAGCGGCCACTTTTTCAGCCTGACGGATCACCCACGTGAAACGTACAACGATCTATGGCTGTTGCTCAGTGTGACCCACTCCGGAAAACAGCCCCAAGTGCTAGAAGAGTCGGCCCCCAAACCTGGAGATGGTTTTACTCAGGGCTACCGCAATAGTTTCAGCGCAATTCCCTGGGACGTGTTTTATCGGCCACCACTGCCGGCACCACGACCTGCCCTGGTCTGCCAGACCGCGCGCGTCACCGGGCCTGTCGGTGAAGAGATCTACTGCGACGAATACGGTCGCGTCAAAGTGGAATTCCATTGGGACCGCGCTGAGCACAACAGCGAAAAAAGCAGTTGTTGGCTACGGGTGGCGTCCAGTTGGGCGGGGGATCATTTCGGCGCGGTGATCATTCCGCGTATCGGCATGGAAGTCCTCGTCACCTACCTCGAAGGCAATCCTGACGACCCGCTGATCACCGGTTGCCTGATCAACAAGGTCACTCCGGCGCCCTACCCCTTACCCGAGCACAAAACCAGAACCGTGCTGCGTAGCCATAGCTCTCCGCATAACGGCGGCTACAACGAACTGTCGATTGAAGACCGCGCCGGGCAGGAGTTGATCTACCTGCGTGCCCAGCGGGATATGGAGCAGAAGGTCGGGAACGACAGCCGATTGGACGTGGGCAACGAGCGTCGGGAAACCATCAAGGGCGACAGCATTTCGGTGCTCGGCGCTGAAGAACATCGCACGGTTACGGCGGATCGCAAGGTTCACCTGAAGGCCAGTGACTATTTGCAGGTTGCCGGGAGCAGCCACAACCAGATTGGCGAAGCGTTGGTGGTTGAGGCCGGTGAGCACGTTCATATCAAGGCGGGGGCCAATCTGGTACTGGACGCGGGCGCCAGCATTACGTTGAAGGCGGGTGGTCACCATGTCGTGATCGATGCGGGTGGGGTGTTCAGCAGTAGCGAGGTTGAGGTCGGTGGTTCGCCGGTGGTGGGGTTGGCGGCGCATGCGCTGTTGCCGGGGACGGTGGCGGGGTTGTTGGCGGCGGTTGTGCCTGAGCCGCAGGAAGAGGATGAGCTGGAGGAAGAAGAGGAAGAGGTTGAAGAAGAAGGGATTACTTTGCGAATCGGAGTGTTCTTCGATGGCACGGGTAACAACAAAGCCAACAGTGAGACCGTGGCAGCGTGTTATGCGCCGGACGCCAAATTGGAGGAGGCTGCCGAGGAGGTACAGAAGTATTGCGCGGCTTATGGGTATGACGGCAATGGGAGCTCGCCGGACAATAGTTATGGGAATGATGTGAGCAATATTGTCCGGCTTTACAAACTCTATGAAGACCGAGTGGACGAAACGCTTTCGCCAGAAGTAACGAAGACCTCAATCGCCGTTTATGTTGAGGGCATCGGGACCACGAGCGGTGGTGAAGACTCACGCTACTCCCAAGCAACGGGGCGGGGCGAAACAGGGGTAGCTGCCCGGGTTGAGCAGAGTCCGGCGCTTATCATGGAACAGTTACGCCGATTGGATGAAAAGAATCCGGGGGTGAAGATTGATCGGATTGAATTCGATATTTTCGGTTTTAGCCGAGGTGCAGCCGCCGCACGACACTTTGCAAATGAAGTCCTCAAGGGCGAGCAAAACGCTCTTGCGAAATCACTGCCGACTGGCTCTCCGATGTTGTCCAGCAACTTCAACTGGCGCGTCAAAACTGATGTCACCATCAACTTCATTGGCCTGTTCGATACTGTTGCGTCCATCGCCAACCCTTGGGTGCTTGACTTCACTGGTGCCAACAGCAGAAACCCTTTTCTCAATCTCAGACTCCCGGACGACTGTGCCAATAAGGTTGTGCACTTGGTCGCGCGAGACGAAATCCGTGAAAATTTCGCCCTCAACAGCCTCGGTGATACAGACCTGATTTTACCCGGTGTGCACTCAGACCTCGGCGGTGGTTATTTGCCAATAGCCCAAGAAAAGCTGCTGCTGGGTAAACCCTTAACAAGCACCGTGAGCGAGAGCACGGACGCAACTCGCACTGAGGCCTACCTTTGCGCCGAAAAAGAGGCATTCGCTTGGTATGGAAAAGGCGTCATCGAATTCGAAGGGCCTCGTAACAAAGTCAAAGTGGCGTATTGGGAAACACCGCTGCCTTACTCAAAAGGGCCAGCTGGAACCAATGTCGAACAACAGAAGAAGGTTTTTGCAACTGCCGCAATTGAGCGCTCGGTCCGAGGCGAACTGTCGCTTGTGTATTTACGGATCATGCGTGAGCTGGCGGTCAGGCACGATGTGCCATTCAAGCTAATCCCCGATATTCCAACCCTGCGATTACCCGATGAACTGGAGCCTATCCACAAAAAGCTGCAGGCGTATGCCCTTGGCGAAACAACGGTCGAGGGATTAACCCACCAAGAACGAGCATTGCTACGCAGTCGCTACATCCACATCTCCGCTAGCTGGAACGCAGCCAAAGATCTCAATAGCAGCGATATGAGCGTTCTTTTCATCAACCGACCGGCTCGAGACAACAAGCGAGTGGTGCACCCCAATGAATAA
- a CDS encoding HU family DNA-binding protein: MRKPELAAAIAEKADLTKEQANRVLNAVLEEITGALHRKDSVTLVGFGTFLQRHRGARTGKNPQTGEPVKIKASNTVAFKPGKSLKDSVNP; the protein is encoded by the coding sequence ATGCGTAAACCAGAACTCGCCGCCGCCATCGCGGAAAAAGCAGATCTCACCAAAGAGCAGGCCAACCGAGTACTCAACGCCGTTCTCGAAGAAATCACCGGCGCTCTGCACCGCAAGGACAGCGTGACGCTGGTAGGCTTCGGCACCTTCCTGCAACGCCACCGCGGAGCCCGCACCGGCAAAAACCCGCAAACCGGTGAGCCAGTGAAAATCAAGGCCAGCAACACCGTTGCATTCAAGCCAGGCAAATCGTTGAAAGACAGCGTTAATCCGTAA
- a CDS encoding DUF2931 family protein, whose amino-acid sequence MALGNHYLEASPIIKPAKPIKKYTGLLVGLLLAFSSQSFAQPERKLPWFLGFSAPAYMEVWIETADVVDIRERVFRGAGGGIASVPKPPNNRGIARGWVSSNGSGKGRHVTGADLPQLIYVRWQSLAEPQTYEAYIVIPESAREIMRKPQKAFCRADGKWITDYRDDIGIGLAPGGIAKVWLGGPCLKSVEIGRVEGTINPRGPYGGESGGKYRPLSETSKVYIEKFGIPYGSW is encoded by the coding sequence ATGGCTCTTGGTAACCACTACCTCGAGGCCTCGCCGATCATCAAACCGGCCAAGCCAATCAAGAAATACACCGGCCTGTTGGTTGGATTGCTGTTGGCTTTCAGCTCGCAAAGCTTCGCACAACCGGAAAGGAAATTGCCTTGGTTCCTGGGGTTTTCAGCGCCGGCTTACATGGAGGTATGGATTGAAACTGCAGACGTGGTGGATATAAGGGAGCGGGTATTCCGAGGTGCAGGAGGTGGTATCGCCTCTGTGCCAAAACCTCCAAATAATCGGGGTATTGCCAGAGGTTGGGTCAGCAGTAACGGGAGTGGAAAAGGTCGCCATGTCACGGGTGCCGATCTACCACAATTGATCTACGTGCGCTGGCAGTCGTTGGCAGAACCACAAACCTACGAGGCTTACATCGTCATTCCCGAATCAGCACGGGAGATCATGCGCAAACCCCAAAAGGCCTTTTGCAGGGCTGACGGTAAGTGGATCACCGACTACCGCGACGACATTGGTATTGGTCTGGCTCCGGGCGGTATTGCCAAGGTCTGGTTGGGAGGCCCCTGCTTGAAGTCGGTTGAGATAGGTCGAGTCGAAGGAACCATTAACCCAAGGGGTCCCTATGGAGGAGAATCCGGTGGCAAGTATCGACCCTTGTCCGAAACATCCAAGGTTTACATAGAGAAGTTCGGAATCCCCTATGGAAGCTGGTAA
- a CDS encoding NAD(P)/FAD-dependent oxidoreductase translates to MNAPVVIVGTGLAGYNLAREFRKLDSETPLLLITADDGRSYSKPMLSTGFGKNKDADGLSMAEPGAMAEQLKAEVRTHTRISGIDPGHKRLWIGEESVIYRDLILAWGAETVRVPIEGDAADAVFPINDLEDYARFRAAAAGKRRVLLLGAGLIGCEFANDLILGGYEVQLVAPCEQVMPTLLHPAAAAAVQAGLESLGARFHLGPVLNRLQRVEDGLEAHLSDGQVIPCDVVVSAIGLRPRIDLAAAAGVQVNRGVVVDRHLKTSHANIYALGDCAEVDGLNLLYVMPLMSCARALAQTLAGNPTAVSYGAMPITVKTPVCPLVVSPPPRGLEGVWTVEGQGADLKVLCRDVAGKLLGYALTGTAVMEKLALNKELPPLLA, encoded by the coding sequence ATGAACGCACCTGTCGTGATCGTCGGCACCGGGCTCGCTGGCTACAACCTGGCCCGGGAGTTTCGTAAACTGGATAGCGAAACCCCGCTGCTGCTGATTACCGCCGATGACGGGCGCTCCTACTCCAAGCCGATGCTCTCCACGGGCTTCGGCAAAAACAAAGACGCTGATGGCCTGAGCATGGCCGAACCCGGCGCGATGGCCGAGCAACTGAAAGCCGAAGTGCGCACCCACACCCGCATCAGCGGCATCGACCCTGGCCACAAGCGCCTGTGGATCGGCGAAGAATCGGTGATCTACCGTGACCTGATCCTGGCCTGGGGCGCCGAAACCGTGCGCGTGCCCATCGAAGGCGACGCGGCGGACGCCGTGTTCCCGATCAACGACCTCGAAGACTACGCACGCTTCCGTGCGGCGGCGGCTGGCAAGCGTCGGGTGTTGTTGCTCGGTGCCGGTCTGATTGGTTGCGAGTTTGCCAACGACCTGATCCTTGGCGGTTACGAGGTGCAACTGGTTGCACCGTGCGAACAGGTCATGCCGACCCTGTTGCACCCGGCGGCGGCCGCTGCGGTTCAGGCCGGGCTGGAAAGTCTGGGTGCACGTTTCCACCTCGGGCCAGTGCTCAACCGCTTGCAGCGTGTTGAAGATGGATTGGAAGCGCATCTGTCGGACGGTCAGGTGATCCCTTGCGACGTGGTGGTGTCGGCCATCGGTCTGCGTCCGCGCATCGACCTGGCGGCCGCGGCCGGCGTCCAGGTCAATCGCGGCGTGGTGGTCGACCGTCACCTGAAAACCTCGCACGCCAATATCTACGCGCTGGGCGACTGCGCCGAAGTCGATGGGCTGAATCTTCTGTACGTGATGCCCCTCATGAGTTGTGCGAGAGCGCTGGCGCAAACGCTCGCCGGAAACCCGACAGCGGTGAGCTATGGCGCAATGCCGATCACCGTCAAAACGCCGGTTTGCCCGTTGGTGGTTTCGCCGCCACCACGGGGGCTGGAGGGTGTCTGGACCGTCGAAGGGCAGGGCGCTGACCTCAAGGTTTTATGCCGCGATGTGGCCGGAAAACTGCTCGGTTATGCCCTGACTGGCACGGCGGTGATGGAAAAACTCGCACTGAACAAAGAGCTTCCACCGCTGCTGGCGTAA
- the tssC gene encoding type VI secretion system contractile sheath large subunit has translation MSTSAAQQKSKESGEYSILDSIIAETRLTPDDEAYDIAKRGVSAFIEELLKPQNNGEPVKKAMVDRMIAEIDAKLSRQMDEILHHPDFQSLESSWRGLQLLVDRTNFRENIKIEILNVSKEDLLDDFEDSPEVMQAGLYKHIYTAEYGQFGGQPVGAIIANYFMSPSSPDVKLMQYVSSVACMSHAPFIAAAGPKFFGLESFTGLPDLKDLKDHFEGPQFAKWQSFRQSEDSRYVGLTVPRFLLRNPYDPEENPVKSFVYKETVANSHEHYLWGNTAYAFGTKLTDSFAKFRWCPNIIGPQSGGAVEDLPLHHFESMGEIETKIPTEVLVSDRREYELAEEGFISLTMRKGSDNAAFFSASSVQKPKFFGISAEGKAAELNYKLGTQLPYMMIVNRLAHYLKVLQREQLGSWKERTDLELELNKWIRQYVADQENPSAEVRGRRPLRAAQIIVSDVEGEPGWYRVSLNVRPHFKYMGADFTLSLVGKLDKE, from the coding sequence ATGAGCACAAGTGCAGCGCAGCAAAAGAGTAAAGAGAGCGGCGAATACAGCATTCTCGACAGCATCATCGCCGAAACCCGCCTGACCCCGGACGACGAAGCCTACGACATTGCCAAGCGCGGTGTGTCGGCCTTCATCGAAGAGCTGCTCAAGCCGCAGAACAATGGTGAGCCGGTCAAGAAAGCCATGGTTGACCGCATGATCGCCGAGATCGATGCCAAGCTCAGCCGTCAGATGGACGAAATCCTCCACCACCCGGACTTCCAGTCCCTGGAATCGTCGTGGCGTGGTCTGCAGTTGCTGGTCGACCGCACCAACTTCCGCGAAAACATCAAGATCGAAATCCTCAACGTCTCCAAAGAAGACCTGCTGGACGATTTCGAAGATTCGCCGGAAGTGATGCAGGCTGGCCTGTACAAGCACATCTACACCGCTGAATACGGCCAGTTCGGTGGTCAGCCTGTGGGCGCGATCATCGCCAACTACTTCATGTCCCCAAGCTCGCCGGACGTGAAACTGATGCAGTACGTGTCCAGCGTCGCCTGCATGTCCCACGCGCCGTTCATTGCCGCGGCGGGCCCGAAATTCTTTGGCCTGGAAAGCTTCACCGGCCTGCCGGACCTCAAGGATCTGAAAGATCACTTCGAAGGCCCGCAATTCGCCAAATGGCAGAGCTTCCGCCAGTCGGAAGACTCCCGTTACGTTGGCCTGACCGTGCCGCGTTTCCTGCTGCGTAACCCGTACGACCCGGAAGAAAACCCGGTCAAATCGTTCGTGTACAAGGAAACCGTCGCCAACAGCCACGAGCACTACCTGTGGGGCAACACTGCCTACGCGTTCGGCACCAAGCTGACCGACAGCTTCGCCAAATTCCGCTGGTGCCCGAACATCATCGGCCCGCAAAGCGGTGGCGCGGTTGAAGACCTGCCGTTGCACCACTTCGAAAGCATGGGCGAAATCGAAACCAAGATTCCTACCGAGGTTCTGGTTAGCGACCGTCGTGAATACGAACTGGCTGAGGAAGGCTTCATCTCCCTGACCATGCGCAAAGGTTCCGACAACGCGGCGTTCTTCTCCGCGAGCTCGGTGCAGAAGCCGAAGTTCTTCGGCATCAGCGCAGAAGGCAAGGCGGCAGAGCTGAACTACAAGCTCGGCACCCAACTGCCGTACATGATGATCGTCAACCGCCTGGCTCACTACTTGAAAGTGCTGCAGCGCGAGCAACTCGGTTCGTGGAAAGAACGCACCGACCTCGAGCTGGAACTGAACAAGTGGATCCGCCAGTACGTGGCCGACCAGGAAAACCCGAGCGCCGAAGTCCGTGGCCGTCGTCCACTGCGCGCTGCCCAGATCATCGTCAGCGATGTCGAAGGCGAGCCTGGCTGGTACCGCGTCAGCCTGAACGTGCGCCCGCACTTCAAGTACATGGGTGCCGATTTCACCCTGTCGCTGGTTGGCAAGCTGGACAAAGAGTAA
- a CDS encoding DUF2931 family protein, with translation MNNFSCLFVKCTSLLFGLLFTGDSQSFAQTGKELPWFLGFSAPAYMEVWIETADVVDIQERVFRGAGGGIASVPRPPNNQGIARGWASSNGGGKGRHVTGADLPRLIYVRWQSLAEPQTYEAYIVIPESAREIMRRPEKAFCRADGKRITDYRDDIGIGLAPGGIAKVWLGGPCLKAVEILRVVGNVNSQGPSQGKNEGRYALPLEPESKAYIEKFGIPYGSW, from the coding sequence ATGAATAATTTCTCCTGTCTTTTCGTCAAATGCACCAGCTTACTGTTCGGGCTGCTTTTTACTGGTGACTCGCAGAGCTTCGCCCAAACCGGTAAGGAATTACCTTGGTTCTTGGGTTTTTCAGCACCGGCTTATATGGAAGTCTGGATTGAAACTGCAGACGTGGTGGATATCCAAGAGAGGGTATTCCGAGGTGCAGGAGGGGGTATCGCCTCTGTTCCAAGGCCACCAAACAATCAAGGCATTGCCAGAGGGTGGGCCAGTAGCAACGGCGGAGGGAAAGGGCGCCATGTCACGGGAGCCGATCTACCAAGGTTAATCTACGTGCGTTGGCAATCGCTGGCAGAACCACAAACTTACGAGGCCTATATCGTTATCCCCGAATCCGCTCGGGAAATCATGCGCCGACCTGAAAAAGCCTTCTGCCGGGCTGACGGTAAACGGATCACCGACTACCGCGACGACATTGGCATTGGTCTGGCGCCGGGCGGTATTGCCAAGGTCTGGCTGGGCGGCCCTTGCTTGAAGGCGGTCGAAATTCTTCGGGTTGTGGGCAACGTCAATTCACAAGGTCCCTCTCAGGGAAAAAATGAAGGTCGTTATGCTCTGCCTTTGGAGCCGGAGTCCAAAGCGTACATTGAGAAGTTCGGAATTCCTTATGGCTCTTGGTAA